One Fontisphaera persica DNA window includes the following coding sequences:
- a CDS encoding FG-GAP-like repeat-containing protein gives MKNNCGVVSAHKILTLVKSPIQGTPMTYPKMLKTLAAAAVFTGWAAMAQVAQVPFTLAHVGGNPVGSVVSNAPNHITLYAAGNDIWDMQDEFTFLYLQVTGDFDIKIRVASMEVTARWPKAGIMARPSLDVSSKMVFSKATPSGPIVGNDGNPTSNCGQSQGVGDLSLMYRTWRAGEAGNGGQHEDRIVPGDGNHPTYQWVRLQRVGSVFRGYASMDGVNWVGPQTQDTYNWPSTVGGNDNDPFPNTIYVGIAGSRHGCAGETGNETATTQIYDNPEDPVIITVQPAPVSVTSPGGSVTLRTVAMGWPVYLVYQWKLNGVDIPNATNTTYTFTAPGASDSTNILTCVVSNTYNGTVATSANAEVRATKGPRIAAVSNPGYGVLFIDLNKPLANLQSVDDAVAQIPNYCYLFSNAPPSQVAVIGAPGNLPAAFTTASLANNRTRIILNYVNYNIAIGHPYFVEFDPTVGIDLQDNDGNNMFSNLSNDDLRSPIFTRTVGPMQALSARGNVSLRGILISFNQALAGDLANAQNPANYTVNNGVNVISATVMPNGTDVLLYTTMQDPVTSYTVTVQNIADMVPTPLNFTTPISIPGYVLSKRYDNDRSLADLKIYAANNPPAAANFVPWFEYPDDGRDNFQAIITGWIVPAASGSYRFYAVGDDDNEFWLSPDDNPANRVLLTRQSGWTGFRNYNKFQGGEGGADPNARSAPVQLYRGMAYSAEVLFRDGTGGGHVSVGYNTGDDLPTGPIQGQEIAYGAQPGGPTTVAFTQHPQNTNQYAGLRVTFTVAATGANPTGPIVYQWQSGGVGAWTNIPGANAASYQTPVLSMSDNGKQYRCVAVNLGGSLAQAISSVATLTVQEDTIAPVLLSAEAYQGFRKVRVVFSEPVEPTTAENPANYAISGGITVLSAARTGDGSVVILDTSLQDIATQYTLTVNNVDDFSPLSGAIAPNSTANFTSFMLIPGKVKDEAFTGIGGSGINDLKNNSKYINNQPDTVGYRGGFDVPDEGMDNYGRRLSAFIIPPTNGNYRFYMASDDDSEFYLSTDDNPANKTMRANLYGWTDYRAYDVWQTSRGGGTYPSARSEAIALEGGKLYYAEAIMKEGGGGDHIAVAMAPEGSQPGNGSPGMIGWGLFPVTAGPTTVTITTQPQDRTGYENARATFTCVAQGSNPSQVGYQWQVLRGGTWLMIPGAVSSTYQTPVLTLADNGTQFRCLVYNPGGNMAQRVSAVATLTVLVDSVPPTVESVSATPVPNKVLVRFGEAVPYGWDSTSAYTLMDGANSYNPVEVVDLGDTTGFLLTFSGVSLNANQQYTLRVENVYDQGFNLLETTNLTFTGWHTQPGFVQRQVFTGNSSAANNFTIITNNSKFPYFPDSVTMMDTAYSPKNYGDYYSIRMIGWFIPPETAVYNFRAEADDSAWLLMSLSPVHPAHPANAATVIRLEGGCAACNEPGNWSGPVSLVGGVPYYFELLMQEGGGGDYVSLAFRNNANYQTAPGLYRDTDNRGNFTNQFIAWALVPDYKYFGLQPVNITVSDGNPGTVVAAVHPYAQPATYQWQRFDGTAWQNVAGATNASYTKIMRPSTDQGAQYRCVATFVDGTTATSAVATVTVLADTTPPTVAYIGGSVNYQQIMVRFSERMDAASVAAGTYTLTDALNNVVPVLGASLMPDAITAILTTTPQEPGAVYTLTLNNVRDASENANAVSPNIATYTNAVYADGIYLRRYDGFGGTTLPALTNNVNFPNNPSFRSILGDANYRPSMDNYGALMSGVFVPPTTGNYKFWLRNDDDAGAFLGTTMDYSSRQFVAFRGCCNDGWNDGANTLPNDQAVKFLIAGFPYYWEAMVKEGGGGDYLEVGYTTGASVLSGGAAVRIPRTMVYQYGFINPAITLTTQPQSVTTNVGATVTLSVAASGSPFYTLYQWQRNGVNILGARSDSYTTPALSFLDNGVQYRCLIVRSDGAQVSQTAVINVNPTESNPLVLQRGHSLNGKVVGLVFNDAVAIGTLTNLAQIQINTLGSPVDMRPVTGAGDVVTGFGGTWPGNEHPGLAVDGLLRTKYLNFGKLNTGFIVQLGAGAKVVKAVRFTSANDAPERDPIDFILEGSNDGSSWTVITNSPLAAFQSRGWSQLVPVPNNTAYGYYRVTFPNVANAPAANSMQIGEVELLEQPAAVTVVDARLNRGETNTIQLTLSSAINGPFEVQVSGLADLNGNYMTPSAVTVTPRGLKHANSSEMVAGSATNPSANWPGTYGWNVMGDENTIQAWVAGSDIWGSYDAMNFTYREINGDFVATVRILGLRNAGNWTKAGLMARPGLAAHERQRAILATPAFDTGLNRGENAIQMTYRDGFGGGSTEALRTYPTGGRTGVPPLPYPNVWVKLMRSNGMFYAFHSLDGTTWVANGQYNDGLPTLLNVGLASSAVNNNDYTIATYQDFQVQLVVPAELVTTVAAIDEDSMATINVPGHTGNRTYEIVSGPAHGQVLVQGGQLIYIPDPNFNGLDTFTYRAIENGIASGVLTINVPVTMVEDAATRPYAFTNSLPLAMGAPPRAVVTADFVKDNKLDLAVAIPASNVVALLKGNGKGDFTNRFDLVVGNNPIALTLGDFNYDRRPDLAVLCAGDRVVQIWQNNGVNDLAGALTLVTNIPLTGNNPVAFIAADLNKDLFVDLVVVDAGNGTDPGTVEVFYHQRMVYAPVFDATEIVQVGRSPSAIAAGLLGTPTALDKPDLVVANAGNDNVSILTLVGTSLTVVTNLPVGDMPAAVGVVDINLDKLPDILVANMGSDDLTVWTNASNPKVRNDMRFAPAGSFGVGMAAGFQPRDLAFGDYNNDKLVDVAIALMGADAVLVMHGNGMKSLTNVPPLPVLNFYWGDPGMISDVEDMPVSLASGDYNADKLPDLAVANWGAQNVSILLNNWAPKAYNQKLVFVEDMPTNIVLGGSYGPLDYYITVWPTNGVLDPSNGLGYLNLTTNPVLKYTPLTNRFGRDLIKYYVSDGVKTSKWAMLSINILPVNDQPVIQTAVGNMGTVEAAEDVPVKWTNFITYAWAGPWGEEKQRLSYFFKPADPTLFKGKAGLPRIATTNLTLFFTPTNNAFGETLVELWAKDSGRVKTNNPDMRPYGEQDTTVTQVFIIRITNVNDAPVFVNPLALNARTINEDGNVSWRFNVRDIDSDINSLTVSLLSTNTGLVDPNNPAHWNYTKALVPGTNLWEVTLNVTPAADAFGRTMLTVVLSDGTNTSSRTVGLIVQPVNDKPNFVLTRTSLDIASTNGHASTNVVVDITASNALLGPANEVNPPAPLAPQRFQQFRVVPSDPAPFVSAPTINPLTGGLVIRTKPTTASVAVTLTITAVDSGGTLNGGVNTSDPQTFTLRINP, from the coding sequence ATGAAAAACAATTGTGGTGTCGTGTCGGCGCACAAGATTTTAACGTTGGTCAAGTCCCCCATCCAAGGAACTCCTATGACGTACCCTAAAATGCTCAAAACACTGGCGGCTGCCGCGGTATTCACCGGTTGGGCGGCCATGGCTCAGGTGGCACAGGTGCCATTCACGCTGGCCCACGTGGGCGGTAACCCTGTGGGATCAGTGGTCAGCAATGCCCCCAATCACATCACGCTCTATGCCGCGGGCAACGACATCTGGGACATGCAGGATGAATTCACCTTTCTTTATCTGCAGGTAACTGGGGACTTCGACATCAAAATACGCGTCGCCTCCATGGAGGTGACCGCCCGCTGGCCCAAGGCGGGCATCATGGCGCGTCCTTCGCTGGATGTTTCCAGCAAGATGGTGTTCTCCAAGGCGACGCCATCAGGTCCAATTGTGGGGAATGATGGCAACCCGACCAGCAATTGCGGCCAAAGCCAGGGCGTGGGTGACTTGTCGCTCATGTACCGCACATGGAGGGCGGGCGAAGCCGGCAATGGCGGTCAGCATGAGGACCGCATTGTGCCGGGGGACGGCAATCATCCGACCTATCAATGGGTGCGCCTGCAACGGGTGGGCAGCGTGTTTCGGGGGTACGCCAGCATGGACGGCGTGAACTGGGTGGGGCCGCAAACCCAGGACACTTACAACTGGCCCAGCACCGTGGGCGGCAACGACAACGACCCGTTCCCCAATACCATTTATGTAGGCATCGCGGGCAGCCGTCATGGTTGCGCCGGGGAAACTGGCAATGAGACCGCCACCACCCAGATTTACGACAACCCCGAGGATCCAGTGATTATTACCGTGCAACCGGCACCGGTGAGCGTGACCTCGCCCGGCGGCAGCGTGACCTTGCGCACCGTGGCGATGGGCTGGCCGGTCTATCTGGTTTATCAGTGGAAATTGAACGGGGTGGACATTCCGAACGCGACCAACACCACTTATACCTTTACTGCACCGGGGGCTTCTGATTCGACCAATATCCTGACTTGCGTGGTGAGCAACACCTACAACGGCACGGTGGCCACCAGCGCCAACGCCGAAGTGCGCGCCACCAAAGGCCCGCGCATCGCCGCCGTCAGCAATCCGGGTTACGGTGTGCTGTTCATTGATTTGAACAAGCCATTGGCCAACCTGCAAAGCGTGGACGATGCGGTGGCCCAGATTCCCAATTATTGCTATCTTTTCTCCAACGCCCCGCCAAGTCAGGTGGCCGTCATTGGTGCGCCGGGCAATCTTCCGGCTGCCTTTACCACAGCCTCATTGGCCAACAACCGGACGCGTATCATTTTGAATTATGTGAATTATAACATCGCAATCGGTCACCCCTATTTCGTGGAATTTGACCCGACGGTGGGCATTGATTTGCAGGACAATGACGGTAATAACATGTTCTCCAACCTTTCTAATGATGATTTGCGCAGCCCCATCTTTACGCGCACGGTGGGCCCCATGCAGGCCTTGAGCGCGCGCGGCAATGTCAGCTTGCGCGGCATCCTGATTTCGTTCAACCAAGCCTTGGCGGGCGACTTGGCCAATGCCCAGAATCCGGCGAACTACACGGTCAACAACGGGGTGAATGTCATTTCGGCCACCGTGATGCCGAATGGGACCGACGTGCTGTTGTACACCACGATGCAAGACCCGGTGACCAGCTACACGGTAACAGTGCAGAACATTGCCGACATGGTGCCCACCCCGCTCAATTTCACGACCCCGATTTCCATCCCGGGTTATGTGTTGAGCAAACGGTATGATAACGATCGGAGCCTGGCTGATTTGAAAATCTATGCAGCGAACAACCCGCCGGCGGCGGCCAACTTCGTTCCGTGGTTTGAATACCCGGATGACGGGCGTGATAATTTCCAAGCCATTATTACAGGGTGGATTGTGCCGGCCGCCTCTGGCAGCTATCGGTTCTACGCGGTGGGGGACGATGACAATGAGTTCTGGCTCAGCCCGGATGACAATCCGGCCAATCGCGTGCTGCTGACGCGGCAGAGCGGATGGACGGGCTTCCGCAACTACAACAAGTTCCAAGGGGGTGAAGGTGGTGCTGACCCGAATGCCCGTTCGGCTCCGGTTCAGTTGTATCGCGGCATGGCCTATTCCGCGGAAGTGCTCTTCCGTGATGGCACCGGCGGCGGCCACGTTTCTGTGGGTTATAACACCGGAGATGATTTGCCGACGGGCCCGATTCAAGGGCAGGAAATCGCTTACGGAGCCCAGCCGGGCGGTCCGACGACCGTTGCCTTCACGCAGCACCCCCAGAATACCAATCAATACGCCGGTCTGCGGGTGACCTTTACCGTTGCCGCAACTGGAGCCAATCCCACCGGCCCCATCGTTTACCAGTGGCAAAGTGGTGGGGTGGGAGCTTGGACCAATATTCCGGGCGCCAACGCTGCCAGCTACCAGACGCCGGTATTGTCCATGTCGGATAATGGCAAGCAATATCGTTGTGTGGCAGTGAACCTCGGAGGATCCCTGGCCCAGGCAATTAGCTCAGTGGCAACGTTGACGGTGCAGGAAGACACCATTGCCCCTGTGCTCCTGTCGGCCGAAGCATATCAAGGCTTCCGCAAGGTGCGGGTGGTCTTCAGCGAGCCGGTGGAGCCTACCACTGCGGAAAACCCTGCCAACTACGCGATCAGTGGTGGAATCACCGTCTTGAGTGCCGCTCGCACGGGCGACGGCTCGGTGGTGATTTTGGACACCTCACTTCAGGACATCGCCACCCAGTACACCTTGACGGTGAACAATGTGGATGACTTCTCGCCGTTGAGTGGAGCCATTGCGCCCAATTCCACCGCCAACTTCACCAGTTTCATGCTGATACCCGGCAAGGTGAAGGATGAGGCATTCACGGGAATTGGCGGTTCCGGCATCAACGATTTGAAGAACAACTCGAAATACATTAATAACCAGCCGGATACAGTGGGGTATCGTGGCGGTTTTGATGTGCCGGATGAAGGCATGGATAACTATGGGCGCCGGCTGTCCGCTTTCATCATCCCGCCCACCAATGGCAACTATCGGTTCTACATGGCCAGCGATGATGATTCGGAGTTCTACCTCAGCACCGATGACAATCCGGCCAACAAGACCATGCGCGCCAACCTGTATGGATGGACAGATTATCGTGCTTATGATGTATGGCAAACTTCGCGCGGGGGTGGCACCTACCCCAGCGCCCGCTCAGAGGCCATCGCCTTGGAAGGGGGCAAGCTCTATTATGCGGAGGCCATCATGAAGGAAGGCGGCGGAGGTGACCATATTGCTGTGGCCATGGCCCCCGAGGGCTCGCAACCGGGCAATGGCAGCCCTGGCATGATTGGCTGGGGTCTGTTCCCAGTGACTGCGGGTCCAACCACCGTGACCATCACCACGCAGCCTCAAGATAGGACTGGCTATGAAAATGCCCGCGCCACCTTCACCTGCGTGGCCCAGGGCAGCAACCCCAGCCAGGTGGGTTATCAATGGCAAGTTTTGCGCGGAGGCACTTGGTTGATGATTCCTGGCGCCGTTTCCTCCACATATCAGACACCTGTGCTCACGTTGGCTGATAATGGTACGCAATTCCGCTGCCTGGTATATAATCCAGGCGGTAACATGGCGCAGCGAGTGAGCGCCGTTGCCACCCTGACCGTGCTCGTGGACTCGGTGCCGCCGACGGTGGAAAGCGTTAGCGCCACCCCGGTGCCGAACAAGGTGTTGGTGCGGTTTGGGGAGGCTGTTCCGTATGGGTGGGACAGCACCAGCGCGTATACGCTGATGGATGGTGCCAACAGTTACAATCCAGTGGAAGTCGTGGATTTGGGTGACACTACCGGCTTCCTGCTTACCTTCAGTGGCGTAAGCCTGAATGCCAATCAACAGTACACCTTGCGAGTGGAAAATGTGTACGACCAGGGCTTTAACCTGTTGGAGACCACCAACCTGACCTTTACCGGCTGGCACACGCAGCCCGGTTTTGTGCAACGGCAGGTCTTCACCGGCAATTCAAGCGCGGCCAACAACTTCACCATCATTACCAACAACTCGAAGTTCCCGTACTTCCCGGATTCGGTGACGATGATGGATACCGCTTATTCGCCGAAGAATTACGGTGACTACTACAGTATCCGCATGATTGGCTGGTTCATCCCGCCGGAAACTGCAGTGTACAACTTCCGCGCCGAGGCGGATGACTCCGCCTGGCTGCTCATGAGCCTGTCGCCGGTCCATCCGGCCCATCCGGCCAATGCAGCCACCGTAATCCGGTTGGAGGGTGGTTGCGCGGCTTGCAATGAGCCGGGCAACTGGAGCGGCCCTGTGTCGCTGGTGGGCGGCGTGCCGTACTACTTCGAACTGCTGATGCAGGAAGGCGGTGGCGGCGACTACGTGAGTTTGGCCTTCCGCAATAACGCCAATTATCAGACAGCTCCAGGATTATACCGCGACACGGACAACCGCGGCAATTTCACCAATCAGTTCATCGCCTGGGCATTGGTGCCGGACTACAAATACTTTGGTTTGCAACCCGTCAATATCACGGTTTCGGACGGCAATCCAGGAACAGTGGTGGCAGCAGTGCATCCATATGCGCAGCCGGCCACCTATCAGTGGCAGAGGTTTGATGGTACTGCCTGGCAGAATGTAGCGGGTGCAACCAATGCGTCCTACACCAAGATTATGCGTCCATCCACCGATCAGGGTGCCCAGTATCGCTGCGTCGCCACCTTCGTGGATGGCACCACGGCCACCAGTGCAGTGGCCACCGTGACGGTTTTGGCGGATACCACCCCGCCTACCGTGGCTTACATTGGCGGCTCGGTGAATTACCAGCAAATCATGGTGCGCTTCAGCGAGCGCATGGATGCTGCCTCGGTGGCGGCGGGGACCTACACCCTGACCGATGCGCTCAACAATGTGGTGCCGGTGCTTGGGGCAAGCCTCATGCCGGATGCCATTACTGCCATCTTGACCACCACGCCGCAGGAGCCGGGCGCGGTCTATACTCTGACACTGAATAATGTGCGTGATGCTAGTGAAAATGCGAATGCTGTCAGCCCCAACATTGCGACTTATACTAATGCGGTTTACGCAGACGGCATTTACCTGCGGCGTTATGACGGCTTCGGCGGCACGACCCTGCCGGCGTTGACGAACAACGTGAACTTCCCCAACAACCCCAGTTTCCGCAGCATCTTGGGCGATGCCAATTATCGCCCCAGCATGGACAATTATGGCGCCTTGATGTCGGGCGTCTTTGTGCCGCCTACGACCGGCAACTACAAGTTCTGGCTGCGCAACGACGATGATGCGGGTGCCTTTTTGGGCACGACCATGGATTACAGCAGCCGTCAGTTTGTAGCCTTCCGCGGCTGCTGCAACGACGGATGGAATGACGGGGCTAATACCCTGCCCAATGACCAGGCGGTTAAATTCTTGATTGCCGGATTCCCGTATTACTGGGAAGCCATGGTCAAGGAAGGTGGTGGTGGTGACTACTTGGAAGTGGGTTACACCACGGGGGCCTCAGTGCTGAGTGGCGGCGCAGCGGTGCGCATCCCACGCACGATGGTTTATCAATATGGATTCATCAATCCAGCAATCACCCTTACCACCCAGCCGCAGAGCGTGACCACCAATGTCGGCGCGACGGTTACTCTGTCGGTCGCTGCTTCAGGTTCACCGTTCTACACTCTGTACCAATGGCAGCGCAATGGCGTGAATATCCTGGGAGCGCGAAGTGATTCCTATACCACCCCGGCGCTGTCCTTCCTGGACAATGGCGTTCAGTATCGCTGCTTGATTGTGCGCAGCGACGGCGCGCAAGTGTCCCAAACTGCTGTGATTAACGTGAACCCCACGGAAAGCAATCCGCTGGTGTTGCAGCGCGGTCACAGCCTCAACGGCAAAGTGGTAGGCTTGGTGTTCAATGATGCCGTGGCCATCGGTACATTGACCAACCTGGCCCAAATTCAGATTAACACGCTGGGTTCGCCGGTGGATATGCGGCCGGTGACCGGGGCTGGTGATGTGGTGACCGGCTTCGGCGGCACCTGGCCGGGGAATGAGCATCCGGGCTTGGCGGTGGACGGCTTGTTGCGCACGAAGTACCTGAACTTCGGCAAGCTCAACACCGGCTTCATCGTGCAGCTCGGCGCAGGCGCCAAGGTGGTGAAGGCCGTGCGCTTCACCTCGGCGAACGACGCGCCCGAGCGTGACCCGATTGACTTCATCCTCGAAGGGTCCAATGACGGTTCAAGCTGGACGGTGATTACCAATTCGCCGCTGGCGGCATTCCAGTCCCGCGGTTGGTCGCAGTTGGTGCCTGTACCCAATAACACCGCGTATGGTTACTATCGGGTTACCTTCCCGAATGTGGCCAACGCTCCTGCGGCCAACTCGATGCAGATTGGCGAGGTTGAGTTGCTTGAACAGCCTGCAGCCGTTACGGTTGTAGATGCCCGATTGAATCGCGGTGAGACCAATACGATTCAGCTAACCTTGTCGTCTGCCATCAATGGGCCGTTCGAGGTCCAGGTGAGCGGTTTGGCTGACTTGAATGGTAATTACATGACGCCGTCGGCAGTGACCGTGACGCCGCGCGGGTTGAAACATGCCAATTCTTCCGAAATGGTGGCTGGCAGTGCCACCAACCCGAGTGCCAACTGGCCGGGGACCTATGGTTGGAATGTCATGGGTGACGAAAACACCATCCAGGCTTGGGTGGCCGGTTCCGATATTTGGGGCAGCTATGACGCCATGAACTTCACTTATCGCGAAATCAACGGTGATTTCGTGGCTACTGTCCGCATCCTTGGCCTGCGCAATGCAGGCAACTGGACCAAGGCGGGTCTGATGGCGCGTCCGGGGCTGGCCGCTCATGAGCGCCAGCGGGCCATTCTGGCCACGCCGGCTTTCGACACCGGTTTGAACCGTGGTGAAAACGCGATCCAGATGACCTACCGCGATGGGTTCGGCGGTGGCTCAACAGAAGCGCTCCGTACGTATCCTACCGGTGGCCGCACGGGTGTGCCGCCGTTGCCGTATCCGAATGTCTGGGTGAAACTTATGCGCTCCAATGGCATGTTCTATGCCTTCCACAGTCTTGACGGCACAACCTGGGTGGCCAATGGTCAGTACAACGACGGCCTGCCCACCCTGTTGAACGTGGGCCTGGCTTCGTCGGCGGTGAATAACAATGATTACACCATCGCCACCTACCAAGACTTCCAAGTCCAACTGGTGGTTCCAGCCGAGCTTGTGACCACCGTGGCAGCAATTGACGAGGACAGCATGGCCACCATTAACGTGCCTGGGCACACTGGGAATCGCACATACGAGATTGTGTCCGGGCCGGCTCACGGCCAGGTCCTTGTGCAGGGCGGCCAGTTGATCTATATCCCCGATCCAAACTTCAACGGTCTGGATACTTTCACCTACCGGGCGATTGAAAATGGGATTGCTTCTGGAGTCCTCACTATCAACGTCCCGGTGACCATGGTGGAAGACGCCGCCACCCGTCCGTATGCCTTCACTAACAGCCTGCCGCTGGCCATGGGCGCGCCGCCGCGTGCGGTGGTGACGGCGGACTTTGTGAAGGACAACAAACTTGACCTGGCAGTGGCCATCCCGGCCAGCAACGTGGTGGCCCTCCTCAAGGGCAACGGCAAGGGTGATTTCACCAACCGGTTTGACCTGGTGGTGGGCAACAACCCGATTGCCTTGACTCTGGGTGACTTCAACTATGACCGTCGCCCTGATTTGGCCGTGCTCTGCGCGGGCGACCGTGTGGTGCAGATCTGGCAGAACAACGGGGTGAACGATCTCGCCGGTGCTCTGACGCTGGTGACCAATATCCCGCTCACGGGCAACAACCCGGTGGCCTTCATCGCCGCCGATTTGAACAAGGACTTGTTCGTGGATCTGGTGGTGGTGGATGCCGGCAACGGGACGGACCCCGGCACGGTGGAAGTCTTCTACCATCAGCGCATGGTTTATGCGCCGGTCTTTGATGCCACTGAAATCGTCCAGGTGGGCCGCTCACCCAGCGCGATTGCTGCTGGGTTGCTCGGCACGCCGACGGCGCTGGATAAACCGGACTTGGTGGTGGCCAACGCTGGGAATGACAACGTCAGCATTCTCACGCTGGTGGGCACCTCCCTGACGGTGGTGACTAATCTGCCAGTAGGCGACATGCCGGCGGCGGTGGGTGTCGTGGACATCAACCTCGACAAACTGCCGGATATCCTGGTGGCCAATATGGGTTCCGATGACCTCACGGTCTGGACCAATGCCTCCAATCCGAAAGTCCGCAATGACATGCGCTTCGCCCCGGCGGGCAGCTTTGGCGTGGGCATGGCGGCGGGCTTCCAGCCGCGTGACCTGGCCTTTGGCGATTACAACAACGACAAACTGGTGGACGTGGCTATTGCGCTCATGGGTGCCGATGCAGTGCTGGTGATGCATGGCAACGGCATGAAGAGCCTGACCAATGTGCCGCCATTGCCGGTGTTGAACTTCTACTGGGGCGACCCGGGCATGATCAGCGATGTGGAGGACATGCCAGTCTCCTTGGCCTCTGGCGATTACAATGCCGACAAACTGCCTGATCTGGCGGTGGCCAACTGGGGAGCGCAGAATGTCTCCATCCTGCTGAACAACTGGGCGCCGAAGGCCTACAACCAGAAACTGGTGTTCGTCGAGGACATGCCGACCAACATCGTGCTGGGTGGCAGCTATGGCCCGTTGGATTACTACATCACGGTGTGGCCGACCAACGGCGTGCTCGACCCGAGCAATGGTCTGGGTTATCTCAACCTGACCACCAACCCGGTGTTGAAGTACACGCCGCTGACCAACCGGTTCGGGCGTGACCTCATCAAGTACTACGTTTCTGACGGCGTGAAGACCTCCAAGTGGGCCATGTTGAGCATTAACATCCTGCCGGTGAATGACCAGCCGGTTATTCAGACGGCGGTGGGCAACATGGGCACGGTGGAGGCAGCGGAAGACGTGCCGGTGAAATGGACGAACTTCATCACCTATGCCTGGGCCGGTCCATGGGGCGAGGAGAAGCAGCGCCTGAGCTACTTCTTCAAACCGGCGGATCCGACCCTGTTCAAAGGCAAGGCCGGCCTGCCGCGCATTGCCACCACCAACCTGACCCTGTTCTTCACGCCGACGAACAACGCCTTCGGCGAGACCCTGGTCGAGTTGTGGGCCAAGGACAGCGGCCGCGTGAAGACCAACAATCCGGATATGCGGCCTTACGGCGAGCAGGATACAACGGTGACGCAGGTGTTCATCATCCGCATCACTAATGTCAATGACGCGCCGGTCTTCGTCAATCCGCTGGCCCTCAACGCTCGCACCATCAATGAAGACGGCAACGTCTCTTGGAGGTTCAACGTCCGGGATATTGACAGCGACATCAACAGTCTCACGGTGAGCCTGTTGTCCACCAACACGGGCTTGGTTGACCCGAACAATCCGGCGCACTGGAATTATACCAAGGCGCTGGTGCCGGGCACCAACCTGTGGGAGGTGACCCTGAACGTGACTCCGGCAGCGGATGCCTTCGGGCGGACGATGCTGACGGTGGTCCTGAGTGACGGCACCAACACCTCCAGCCGCACAGTGGGCCTGATTGTCCAGCCGGTGAATGACAAGCCGAACTTCGTGCTGACCCGCACGAGTCTCGACATCGCCAGCACCAACGGTCATGCCAGCACCAATGTGGTGGTGGACATCACCGCCTCCAATGCGCTGCTCGGGCCGGCCAATGAAGTGAATCCGCCGGCACCGCTGGCGCCGCAGAGGTTCCAGCAATTCAGGGTGGTGCCCAGCGACCCTGCGCCGTTCGTGTCAGCGCCAACCATCAACCCGCTGACGGGCGGGCTGGTCATTCGCACCAAGCCGACCACCGCTTCAGTGGCCGTGACCCTCACGATTACGGCGGTGGACAGCGGCGGCACGCTTAACGGCGGAGTCAATACCAGTGACCCGCAGACCTTCACCTTGCGGATTAATCCGTAA
- a CDS encoding DUF4197 family protein yields the protein MSRKSFFTLAWLAAMGLQLPWALAQNPPAVLDVKPAFMLVTTNVEIKTNMVIVTNFVVVTNITRVTNYYNAAGQLLTPVTPQALPALPPPPAAKPATPDLAQVRAAQLQAIRDLLTQGITAASNVLSKPGAFTSNAAHQIAIPAGVTVFDRKRGEALLQAMNLTAERAVPEAAGLLLKYAGAVQHSNPVEVIRGEPDAATRLLLSSQGEALSQGLVEIVERAGRESKLQEAYANAMLRGGGLLGAVLGTQPQGNVESHVAQGLLRAFAEYLVREEKLVRTNAAARSTPALRQAFAP from the coding sequence ATGTCGCGAAAATCCTTCTTCACCCTGGCCTGGCTCGCTGCCATGGGTCTGCAACTCCCTTGGGCACTGGCCCAAAATCCGCCGGCCGTGCTGGATGTCAAACCCGCCTTCATGCTGGTCACCACCAACGTGGAAATCAAAACCAATATGGTCATTGTGACCAATTTCGTGGTGGTGACCAACATCACCCGCGTCACTAATTACTATAATGCCGCCGGCCAGTTGCTCACCCCAGTAACCCCGCAAGCCCTGCCCGCCCTGCCACCGCCGCCCGCCGCCAAACCTGCCACCCCGGACCTGGCGCAAGTGAGGGCAGCCCAACTGCAGGCCATACGTGATTTGCTGACGCAAGGAATCACCGCAGCTTCCAATGTGTTGTCCAAACCGGGGGCTTTCACCAGCAACGCCGCACATCAAATTGCCATTCCCGCCGGCGTGACGGTATTTGACCGCAAACGCGGCGAAGCCCTGCTGCAAGCCATGAATCTCACCGCCGAGCGAGCAGTGCCAGAGGCGGCAGGTCTGCTCCTCAAATACGCGGGAGCGGTTCAGCACAGCAATCCTGTGGAGGTCATTCGCGGCGAGCCAGATGCGGCCACCCGCCTGTTGCTTAGCAGCCAAGGGGAGGCGCTTTCCCAAGGCTTGGTCGAAATCGTGGAGCGGGCCGGCCGTGAGTCCAAGTTGCAGGAGGCTTACGCCAATGCCATGTTGCGCGGCGGCGGCCTGCTGGGCGCGGTGCTGGGCACGCAACCCCAGGGCAACGTGGAATCCCATGTGGCACAGGGCCTTTTGCGGGCCTTCGCCGAATATCTGGTGCGAGAGGAAAAACTGGTGCGCACCAATGCCGCCGCCCGGTCAACCCCCGCCTTGCGCCAGGCTTTTGCGCCATGA